The genomic stretch TTCGATATCTAGTTTGGGCGTGAAGGATTCAAAGTTGATGGCTGAGCTAATAGCTTTGCTTACCTTAGCCCGACCAGACTTCGGGTTAACGACGATAGTTAGCTTAGGTTTGCCCACTTCAAAAAATCTAGCGAACCTTGGCGTACATAGCTATTGCATTAGCTGCAGCGCTCTTGGCAAGTTCCTTGGCATCTGAGCTATCTATCACTTTCGCCTGGGACCCAAGACGAAGCAAAATGGCAGTCAACCAATTTTCTGAGACCACTGGGAAAGTCGCATTGACTACCCCATCTGCCAAAATTTCTACCTCTTGACCGAAATAGTATTCGACTACCCAACTAGCTTCGGGCGCTAGCTGCAGTCTGACGAAAAACTTCGGCTCTAGCCAACGCGCAGCAGATCGGCCAGCATGATTTTCTGCTTGACCAACCACTTTAACGTCTTGAATCCGATCGAGTCGATAGCTGCGCCAATCTTGCGCTAACAGACTAAAAGCTTGTAAGTAGAGCACGCCGTCAAGCAATTCAATATCTGCAGGATCTACCTCAGCTGAAATTGTCTCTCCTCGACTTAGGGAATCATAGCGAAGCCTTAATCGTTTATCGGTGTTGATGGCATCAAATAATTGGGCGCGTACCCGGTCATCGCCGGCACGCAATTCCACCATCGGCTCATCGCTGATTCCAGTTGCTGAGGCTAGTTTTTGTTGGGCAGAACGTACCGCCTGGCGCTGAGTACCGGTAGCGAATTGGCCAACCACTTGTAACGCGAATTGCAGACTTAATGCCTCATAGCGGGTCAAACGTAGTGGCTTAGAAAGATATTCTGCATTACTTAGCCGAACAAGCCCAGATTCGCGTGCAGCCTCCATGTCAACCTCAATTAAGTCGCCTGGGAGGCCGCCTGGTAAACCACAAAACCACAAAGTTTCTAAATCTTTTAATATCTGAGGTTTACTAACGCCCAATTCTTTTGCTAATTCCGTAACAGAAATAGTTGTATCGTTTTGAGCCAACGCAAGAATTGCCAACATTCTGGTGAGTTGATCTAATTTAGCCATTTCACAGCCCAACCTGACTCAAATGCTCCATTACCTGACTGCGAATAGTCGCAGGCGCCAGAACAATAACTTTGTCTCCATAGCTAGCTAATCGAGCAGCCACACCTACGCTTGGCAACTTCAGCTGCCAAGCCTGGTATTTGGATGGCAGTTCATTCTCCCATTTGATCGCAGTAGCGTTTCTGGTCAGGTCTGGAGCACAATTTTCCCGCACCGCAACAGTAACTATTTGGTCAGCAGGAGGTGGAGACAGTCTTTTAGCCAACTCATCTAAATCAATCGGGGGAACTTCGAAGG from Vaginimicrobium propionicum encodes the following:
- a CDS encoding YafY family protein — protein: MAKLDQLTRMLAILALAQNDTTISVTELAKELGVSKPQILKDLETLWFCGLPGGLPGDLIEVDMEAARESGLVRLSNAEYLSKPLRLTRYEALSLQFALQVVGQFATGTQRQAVRSAQQKLASATGISDEPMVELRAGDDRVRAQLFDAINTDKRLRLRYDSLSRGETISAEVDPADIELLDGVLYLQAFSLLAQDWRSYRLDRIQDVKVVGQAENHAGRSAARWLEPKFFVRLQLAPEASWVVEYYFGQEVEILADGVVNATFPVVSENWLTAILLRLGSQAKVIDSSDAKELAKSAAANAIAMYAKVR